The region GGCCGCCGGACCGACCCGGCGAGCTGATAGCCGAAGACCCGACAGGCTCGTCCTCGTCCTCGTCCTCGTCCTCGTCCTCGTCCTCGTCCTCGACGTCGCGGGTCGCGTGGCGGGCGGGGTCGGGCCCTTCGTCCCGTGTGCGGAGGCACGCTCTGCGCCATCGTCGACCTCGGACTCGGAGACGGAGGCGAGATGAAGGTGCGCGACGCCATGAGCGGCTCGGTGAGCACGGTGCGAGCGGACACGCCCATTCCCGTGGCGGCCTCGATGCTGCACGGGCACGGGACGGTGCCGGTCGTCGACGGTCAGGGGCATTTCCTCGGAGTGGCGGCCGAGGCCGACCTCGCACGCGGCCTGCTGGTCCCGGACGGCTGGCAGGTCGAGCTGGACCCGGAGTCGATCGTGGCCGCGGTGACGAGGCAGGCCGTGGTGATCGCCCGGCCCGAGGACGACGTCGTCGACGTCGTGGCGGCCATGCTCGACCGGGGTGTCCGATCCGTGCCGGTGGTCGACGGTGAGCGCGTCGTCGGTGTCCTGACCCGACACGAGGTGCGAGGAGCTGAACGATGAGAGTGGAGGAGAGGCCCGTCGCCGGTGGTCAGCCATCAGGCGAAGGGAAGGACGAGGCGGAGCTGCGCAGCCGCGCGGTGAAAGGGCCTGCGCCCGGCGGTTGAGTTCGGCACGACCGTGTCGTTCCCTCCGACGATGAGCCAACGGGCATCCTTCCCAGTCGGCTACCGCCGACTCAAGGTCGGAGTCCGTCGAACCGGGGGAAGGTCAATCCCGTAACGTCGGCCGTCGATCGTGAACTCGTGCAGGTGGGAGTTGGTCCAGCCCATCGTCGACTGCACCACCTCATGCAGCACCGCCAGGCTCACCTCGCCCGCACCCGACGCCGAACCGACGGCTCAACCTCTTCCAACACGATCTCGAGCTCGAAGATCTTCGTCTTCGTCGTCACGCGAGGCGCGGGCATCCTTCGATGCTGTCAGCCTCACCCAGAAGCGGCAGAAGCGGGCCCACCACTTCTGAAACGACGTCTTACACCGATCTTCTTTCAGCCCCCAGCCAGATCGCAGGTGGTGCACGACGCCGGCCTGGTCTAGGAGCCCGCCATCACGGGTTCGCGGCCTTCGCGTCCGGAGGTTCCTTGGTGGCCGGACGTCCGGGCGTGGCGGCGGATCAGCCAGCGACGGATCTCGTCGGCACCCCAGACGATGAAGGGGTAGGGGATGGTGAAGGCGAGCATCTCGGGGGTGAGGGCGGCGGTTCCCAGCAGGTCCTGCATCAGTGGGATGTAGATGATCCCGGCGGCGAACGCGAGCTCGAAAAGGATGCCCCACAGCAGCAGCGGGTTGGAGAACACGCCGATGGAGCGGAGCGAAGCGCGGTCGGTCCGGGCGGCGAAAGCGGTGCCGATCTGGCCGGCGATCATGCCGAAGAAGGTCATCGTGGTGGCCTGCTGGTAGGCATGGTGCAGCGGTGTCCCAGGCCCGGTCGGGTCGCCGACGTGCCATCCGGCGTCCAGCAGCACGTGGAAGAACCCTGCCATCTGCAGCGCGGCGCAGATGACGCCGAGGAACAGCCACGCGCGCAGCAGCATCCCCGGTTGGATCACCGATTCACCGCGTCGCCGCGGAGGGCGCTGCATGAGCCCGGGTTCGGCGGGTTCCCGGCCGAGCGCGAGCGCGGGCAGCGTTTCGGTGCCGACGTCGAAGGCCAGCAGTTGCAACACGGTCAGCGGCAACGGGATGGCCCCGCCGGACAACGCGAACACCACGAACGGGGTCACTTCGGGGGTGGCATGGGCGAAGATGTAGAAGATGAACTTGCGGATGTTGTCGTAGATCTGTCGGCCGGCTCGTACCGCGGCGGCGATGGTGGCGAAGTTGTCGTCGGTGAGCACCATCGTGGACGCTTCCCGCGCGACGTCGGTGCCCGACCCCATCGCGATTCCGATGTCGGCGCGCCGCAGCGCCGGGGCGTCGTTGACGCCGTCACCGGTCATGGCCACCACGTGCCCGGCGTCACGCAACGCGTCGGCGATGCGGAGCTTGGCCTCGGGTGAGGAGCGCGCGAAGATCAGCTCCGCCTGACTGTCGAGCAGAGCGTCGAGATCGTCCTCGCTCATCCGGTCCAGTTCCTCGCCGGTGACGACAGTGGGCTCCCCGCGGACGATGCCGACCTGACCGGCGACGGCCGCGGCGGTCAGGCCGTGGTCACCGGTGATGACGATGATGCGGATCCCGGCGAGGTGACATTGCGCGACGGCGTCGGCGACCCCGGCCCGGGGCGGATCGATCATGGCCACCAGGCCCAGCAACACCAGGTCCTGTTCGGCGCGGTCACGGTCCTCGGGCACGCCCTCACCCGGAGCGAGGCGGCGTTCGGCTGCGGCCAGCATCCGAAGCCCCTGCTGAGCCTGGGCCTCGACCAGCTTCGCGAGCTCGTGTCGCCGGGTGTCGCTCAGCGTTCGCCTCTGGTCGCCGTCCACGAGTTCGGCGTTGCACAGCGGCAGCACCGATTCCGGGGCGCCCTTGGTGTGGATCCACAGCGTGCCCCCGATTTCGTCCACCGTCGACATGCGTTTGCGGACGGGGTCGAAGTGGAACTGGCGTCGCCGCTGCCGGTCGTCGCCGTCAAGCCGTTCGCCGAGTACGCCGGCGGCCTCGAGGAGCGCGATCTCGGTGGGATCACCGATCATCGTGCCCGTGACGTCGAGACGGGCGTTGTTGCACAAGGCCACCGTGGTGGCCAGATGCGCCAACGCCACGTCGTCGTGAAGTGCTTCGCCCGGCTCGTGCATCCCGCTCGTGGTGGTGATCGTCGTGACGCGCATCCGGTTCTCCGTGAGGGTCCCGGTCTTGTCGGTGCAGATCACGTCCGTCGAACCGAGTGTCTCCACCGAACTCAAGCGCTTCACGACGGCACCGCGTTTGGCCAGTCCCCGAACCCCGATCGCCAGCGCCAGCGTGATCACCGGCAACAGCCCCTCCGGCACGTTGCCCACCAGCAGGCCGACTGCGAAGACGGCGGCGTTGACGAACGACAGCCCCGCCCCGACCGTCGCTATCGGGATGAACGCCGCACCGAGCACTACAGAGATCAGCGCGATCAGCCACGCCACCCGCCGCACCTGGGTCTCCAGCGGGCTCTCGTCCTGCTCCACCCGCTCGGACAGGGCGGCGATCCCGCCGAGCTCGGTGTGCATGCCGGTGGCGAACACCACCGCACGGGCTTCACCTTCGGTGCACGTCGTCCCGCTGAAGACCAGATCGCGCGCCTGCAGCAAGGGAACCCGGACATCGACCAGGTCCGCCGAACGGTACACAGGCATCGACTCGCCGGTCAGCGCCGAAAGATCCACCTCGATTCCGTCGTCGAGCAGTCGGGCATCCGCCGAGATCCGGTTTCCCTCCTCGATGACCAGGACGTCTCCCGGCACCAGGCCGACGGCTTCGATCTCGCGTATCCGGCCGTCGCGCACCACCTTCGCCCGCATCGGGAGGAACGCCGCCAGCGCCTCCACCGCCCGCTCGGCGTGACGCTCCTGCACGAACGCGAACAGCGCATTGATCACGATCACCACCACGACCGCGATCGCCACCGGCGTGATCCCCACTGCCCACGCCATGCCCGCCGCCGCCCACAACAACAGCGCCAGCGGATGCGTGAACTGCCGTGCCAATTCCCGTGGCCACCTCCGGCCACCTCGCCGCCGCAACTCGTTGGGCCCGGAGGACACCAGCCGTCGCTGGGCCTCGCGCTCGGTCAACCCGGACCGAGAGCTGCGCAGATCCCGCAGGAGCAGGTCGACCCGCTCGGTCGGATCCAGCCGAGGAACAGCTGGCTGCGCATCAGCGACCTCGGTCATCTCCCACCTCGACAATCGCGTCTCGAGCCCAGGGTGTGGTCCCGCGCGAGGCTTCACGACAGCCCAAAGGACCCTGCCGATGGTGACCATCGGCCTTCGTCGTCATCGAGTCCGGACGAATCGGCGAACGACGGCGTCACTCATGCGGCCGGCACCCCTCGCCCCGCTTCCCATCGTCGCAGGCGAGCGCTGCGGCATAGACCGACCAGCACAGCATCGACGCCAACACCACCCGGCCACGACCACGAGCTCAGTCATCAGCATCCCTACCTCCTGGCCGCGACCACCATGGGTCGCCCGCGCCTGCCAATGCTGCGCACGCCGGTCACGGTCGATGCGGGACGGCACTCTCGGGCCGCACGTGGTCTGGTTCGTGAGTCGGCTCGATGACATTCCGGCAGCGTGGCCCGGCCCCCGTCGGCGCGCCGGACGCGACGCTGCCGCTATGCCGGTCCGTTCGGGCCGGTGCTAGCGAGGCGGTGGCCGGGATGAGCGAGCGGGGCCTGCCTGTGCTGGCGGTCGCGCACCGGGACTCGACGGCTGCGATCGGAGAGGCTGACCCCGGCGAGACCGATCTGGAGCTGCTGGGGCTGGTCGGCCTGGAGGGCCAGCCACGCCCCGACGTGGCCGAGGCGATCGCCGACTGCCGAACCGCGGGGATCCGCCTGGCGATGGTGTCCGGCGACCACCCCGGCACGGCCGCGGCTCCGGCACACTCGAGTCTCCCGGATCAAGGAGGTCGATCACCCCTCGGGTGGACGAACCACCTCGAAATGCGGGAATCGACCAGGTCGACGACAAGATCGCCGGATGGCTCGAGCAGGCCCATACCGCCGCGTCCCGCGGCGCGTGAAGGCTTGGCGGGACTGCCGAGCCGGATCGCATCAGGGCCGACGGGCCCGGGCCGCGGGCCTTCCGCCTCTGCCGAGGAGCCCAGGGATCGCGCGACCCTGACCCCGTCCAACGAGGAGGACCAATGGCAGTCGACGCGAGGTCACCGAGGCAAGACCTGCCGTTCGTCGCGGGGCAGGACCCGTCGGGTGCGCAGGCCGGCCGCGGCCGGACAAGGACCCTGCTGACCGGTGTGGGGACCGGCACTCTGTCCGGCGCGCTGGTCGGGCTCGGGGTGGGCATACAGACCGGGGACCCCACGGGTCTGGTGCTCGCCGCCGCCATCGGCGCGGCGGTCGGCGCCGTGACCGGAACCGCCGTCGCCACGGCCGCGCGGGCCGCGACTCTTCGCGGAGCCCGCCGGTCCGAAGACATGTCTGTCGGGCCTGACGGCTTTAGCGGCGGGCCGGACCTGCGCAACGGGGAGCCGAGCCGAACCGCCGCGGCCGAGGCACCCTCGGACGGCACGTCGCGCTCCTCGGCCCGGCACACCGAGCCGGTCGTCCTGGCCCCCATCGGGTCGGATCCCGCATCGGACTCCGACGGAGGAGCGGCGGGATGAGGGGCAGGGCGGGCACGATCGTCATCGGGGTCGACGGATCCCCCGGCTCGGAGGGCGCCGTGCGGTGGGCGGTCGAGCAGGCCCGGCGCACCCGCGCCCCCGTGCGCGCGGTGATGGCCTGGCAGATCCCGACCACCTACGGGTGGGCGCCCGTCATCACGGTGGACTGGGCGGGCGACGCCCGGACCGCGTTGAACTCGGCCGTCGACAGCGCGCTGAAGGAAACGGGCTACCTGGACGTCGACCGGGAGGCGACCGAGGGGCACCCCGCCGCGGTCCTCCTCGCCGCGGCGCGCGACGCAGACCTGCTGGTGGTCGGCTGCCGCGGGCACGGCGGGTTCACCGGCATGCTGCTTGGCTCGGTGAGCCAGCACGTCGTCGCCCACGCCCGATGCCCCGTCGTTGTCACCCACGACGCCGCCTGAGACCGCGGAGGAGATCGACATGACGACATCGAACGACGTCGCCGGGAGCAGCGTGGTCGTCGGAGCCGACGGCTCGCCGGGCGCGCTCGCCGCGGTGCGGTGGGCGGCACGGGAAGCTCGGCGCCGCAAGGCGAAGCTGCGGCTGGTCGCGGTGGTCGACTGGGCAGCCGACCCCGCTCGGACCGCGGCCGCCGCGGACGTGCTGCAGCGGTACCGCGAACACCTGCACTGCACCGCCCGCGCGCAGCTGCGGGAGGCGACCGACATGGTCCGCTCCCTCGGACCGCTACCGACCGTGCAATGCGTCGTCCGCGACGGCGCCGCCGCGGACGTGCTCGGAACCGAATCGGACGAGGCCGAGCTCCTGCTGGTGGGGCTGCCCCGGTCGGGCGAGGCCGGGCCCCTGGTCGCCGCGCTCGTCGGCCGGGCCTCCTGCCCGGTCGTGGTCGTCGGCCCGGCGCCGGCGCAGCAAACCGCGCCGACGTCACCGGTCGTCGTCGGCGTGGACGGTTCGGCGGCGAACGCGGCGGCGTTGGCGCAGGCGTTCGAGGAGGCGAGGTCCCACGGGGTTCCGCTCGTGGCGGCGCACGCCTGGACCGACGCCACCATGCGGCAGAGCAGCCCGACGCTGAGCTTCGAGGCCGTGCTCGCCGATGCGCGCGAGCTGCTGGAGTCCCGGCTCGCGCCATGGACCGCCACCTATCCGGACGTGCACGTGCGGCGCCTCGTCGCCCGGGACAGCGCCGCCACCGTTCTCGCGGAGCGGTCGACGAACGCGTTGCTCGTCGTGCTGGGGTCCGACGGCTGGCGTGCCCCGGACGGCTATCCGATCGGTGAGGTCGGGCGTGCGCTGCTGAGCAGGGCCCGGTGCCCCGTGATGCTGGTGCGCGACGGTCTCGCGCTCGACCGCCCCCGGCGCTCGGATGCCGGCCTCCGCTCGACTCCGGAATCGGGCCGGTCGGCGCCGCCAGCGGTCACTGCCTAGCGGAGGCGGCGCGCACGCACGCCCGCGATCCCGTCGTGGGCCACCGCCCGGAGGAAGGAACATCCACAATGCCCGGAACGGGATCCGTGGTGGCCGGCGTGAACGGTAGTGCCGCGGCGCTGACTGCCACCCGCTTCGCGGCGTGCGAGGCGCGCGCCCGGGCGGCGCCCCTGGTCCTGATGCACGCGACGTCGTCAGGAGAGACGGATCGGCAGCGCGACACCGTCCTCGAGCGGGCGGCGGCCGCCGCCGCGGCAGCCGCGCCGGGAGTGGAAATCGTCCGACGGACGTCGGCCTGGAGCCCGCTGGCGGCGCTGCTGGCGGCGAGCCGCGACGCCGCGATGCTCGTCGTGGGATTGGGCGGCCGGGACGACCCGCCGGAGGCCGCCGACGAATCCGTCGCCCTCGACGTCCTCGGGCGGGCGGGGTGCCCGGTCGCGGTCGTTCGTGCCCCGCACCTGCGCCGGCGAAACGTCGTCGTCGCCGCGCTGACGGACACCGAGCGCGACGCCCGGGTGCTCGCGGAGGCGACCATGCTGGCCGCACGCCGAGGGGTGCCGCTCATCATCGACCATGTCGACGGCGAGGGCACCGACCTCGTGCTCGACCGTGCGACCGGCGCGATCGCGCTCGTCCTCGGCCGACAAGACGGACCTGCCCGTTACGACGAGCCGGCCAGGATCGCCGTGCACCGAGGCCCGTGCCCGGTGGTCGTGGTCCGCACCGCCGAGCGGACCTCCGAGAGCCCTCACGGGACCGCTCCGGGCCGACCCGCCGCGGCCGACGGCGTGGGAGGCCCGGGATGAGACCTCGGCGAACCCCAGGACCCGCCACGCTGCCTGCGCGGCCGCACCCGCAGCCACCGGACGTCGATCCCGCGCTTCGGACCCGGCCCGGCGCGGCACCGGACGTGGTCCGCGGGGAAGCACCCGTCCACGACGCCGTCGGCCCGGCGGACCTGGTCATGCTCGCCATGGACGACGCCGCCGCGGTACCCGAGCACCTCGGAGCACTGCTGATCCTCCGCCCCGGACCGGGTTTCGACCTGGGCGCCGCGGAACGCCTCGTCGCCGAGCGGGCGCGCTCCGTCGCGCGGCTGCGGCAGCGCATCGGGCCGGGCCGCGGACGTCCTGAGTGGGTCGAGGACGCCGCGTTCGACCCGCCCCGGCACCTGCACCACACCCGTAGCGGGGCGCCGGGTGACGAGCGCGAGCTCCTGGACATCGCCGCCGGCGCCGTCCTCGAACCGCTTCCCAGGGACCGGCCGCTGTGGCGCGCGGTGTTCGTGGAGGCCGGTGCCGGTGTCGTCGGGGTCGTGCTGGTGGTTCATCACGGCCTGGCCGACGGGATCGGCGGGCTGGCCGTCCTCGAGCGGCTGCTCGACGACACCCGGCCCCCGTCCCCGGGCACCGAGGGCACTGTCGCCCCTGAGGCGCGCGCGGGTACTGCCCGGTCCCCGAGAGGCAGGCGGTCGCGGGTCACCGCAGCCCTGCGTGCCCTGCGCCTGTCGGTCGCCGCGAGCGGCGGGCTCCACGCCGAGCGTGCCGCGGCGTGCTCGTTGCTGGCGCCGACCGGGTCACGACGCCGGTTCGCCACGGTCGAGGCCGACCTCGTGTCGGTCCGCGAGGCCGCGCACCGTGCCGGCGGCAGCGTGAACGACGCCCTCCTCGCCGTCACCTCGGCGGCTCTCGGCGATCTGCTCGCACATCGGGGCGAGTCGGTGGACACCTTCCGGATCGCCGTGCCGGTCGCGGGCCGCCGATCCGCCTCACCAGCCGGTGCGGGCAACGCCGTCGCACCCCTGGTGGTCGGGATCCCGGCTCGAACCGATCCCGCGGAGACCGTGCGGACCCTCGCCCCGGTACTCGCCACGGCCCGCCGCCGCACCACGGCGCCGGCGCCGATCGTCCTGCTCTGGCCG is a window of Pseudonocardia sp. T1-2H DNA encoding:
- a CDS encoding universal stress protein, with translation MRGRAGTIVIGVDGSPGSEGAVRWAVEQARRTRAPVRAVMAWQIPTTYGWAPVITVDWAGDARTALNSAVDSALKETGYLDVDREATEGHPAAVLLAAARDADLLVVGCRGHGGFTGMLLGSVSQHVVAHARCPVVVTHDAA
- a CDS encoding cation-translocating P-type ATPase, with translation MTEVADAQPAVPRLDPTERVDLLLRDLRSSRSGLTEREAQRRLVSSGPNELRRRGGRRWPRELARQFTHPLALLLWAAAGMAWAVGITPVAIAVVVVIVINALFAFVQERHAERAVEALAAFLPMRAKVVRDGRIREIEAVGLVPGDVLVIEEGNRISADARLLDDGIEVDLSALTGESMPVYRSADLVDVRVPLLQARDLVFSGTTCTEGEARAVVFATGMHTELGGIAALSERVEQDESPLETQVRRVAWLIALISVVLGAAFIPIATVGAGLSFVNAAVFAVGLLVGNVPEGLLPVITLALAIGVRGLAKRGAVVKRLSSVETLGSTDVICTDKTGTLTENRMRVTTITTTSGMHEPGEALHDDVALAHLATTVALCNNARLDVTGTMIGDPTEIALLEAAGVLGERLDGDDRQRRRQFHFDPVRKRMSTVDEIGGTLWIHTKGAPESVLPLCNAELVDGDQRRTLSDTRRHELAKLVEAQAQQGLRMLAAAERRLAPGEGVPEDRDRAEQDLVLLGLVAMIDPPRAGVADAVAQCHLAGIRIIVITGDHGLTAAAVAGQVGIVRGEPTVVTGEELDRMSEDDLDALLDSQAELIFARSSPEAKLRIADALRDAGHVVAMTGDGVNDAPALRRADIGIAMGSGTDVAREASTMVLTDDNFATIAAAVRAGRQIYDNIRKFIFYIFAHATPEVTPFVVFALSGGAIPLPLTVLQLLAFDVGTETLPALALGREPAEPGLMQRPPRRRGESVIQPGMLLRAWLFLGVICAALQMAGFFHVLLDAGWHVGDPTGPGTPLHHAYQQATTMTFFGMIAGQIGTAFAARTDRASLRSIGVFSNPLLLWGILFELAFAAGIIYIPLMQDLLGTAALTPEMLAFTIPYPFIVWGADEIRRWLIRRHARTSGHQGTSGREGREPVMAGS
- a CDS encoding wax ester/triacylglycerol synthase domain-containing protein, with the translated sequence MVRGEAPVHDAVGPADLVMLAMDDAAAVPEHLGALLILRPGPGFDLGAAERLVAERARSVARLRQRIGPGRGRPEWVEDAAFDPPRHLHHTRSGAPGDERELLDIAAGAVLEPLPRDRPLWRAVFVEAGAGVVGVVLVVHHGLADGIGGLAVLERLLDDTRPPSPGTEGTVAPEARAGTARSPRGRRSRVTAALRALRLSVAASGGLHAERAAACSLLAPTGSRRRFATVEADLVSVREAAHRAGGSVNDALLAVTSAALGDLLAHRGESVDTFRIAVPVAGRRSASPAGAGNAVAPLVVGIPARTDPAETVRTLAPVLATARRRTTAPAPIVLLWPLFRLLAATGLYHWYMTRQHRIHTLVSNVRGPDRVLHLAGAPVARIVPLSVGEAGNTTVNFVALSYAGTLTVSIVADPDQVPDLAVLTDALRARLAALVTSPFLSQARRARGTLRAGPRPGPGPGRRG
- a CDS encoding universal stress protein, which produces MTTSNDVAGSSVVVGADGSPGALAAVRWAAREARRRKAKLRLVAVVDWAADPARTAAAADVLQRYREHLHCTARAQLREATDMVRSLGPLPTVQCVVRDGAAADVLGTESDEAELLLVGLPRSGEAGPLVAALVGRASCPVVVVGPAPAQQTAPTSPVVVGVDGSAANAAALAQAFEEARSHGVPLVAAHAWTDATMRQSSPTLSFEAVLADARELLESRLAPWTATYPDVHVRRLVARDSAATVLAERSTNALLVVLGSDGWRAPDGYPIGEVGRALLSRARCPVMLVRDGLALDRPRRSDAGLRSTPESGRSAPPAVTA
- a CDS encoding CBS domain-containing protein — translated: MKVRDAMSGSVSTVRADTPIPVAASMLHGHGTVPVVDGQGHFLGVAAEADLARGLLVPDGWQVELDPESIVAAVTRQAVVIARPEDDVVDVVAAMLDRGVRSVPVVDGERVVGVLTRHEVRGAER
- a CDS encoding universal stress protein produces the protein MNGSAAALTATRFAACEARARAAPLVLMHATSSGETDRQRDTVLERAAAAAAAAAPGVEIVRRTSAWSPLAALLAASRDAAMLVVGLGGRDDPPEAADESVALDVLGRAGCPVAVVRAPHLRRRNVVVAALTDTERDARVLAEATMLAARRGVPLIIDHVDGEGTDLVLDRATGAIALVLGRQDGPARYDEPARIAVHRGPCPVVVVRTAERTSESPHGTAPGRPAAADGVGGPG